In one window of Bemisia tabaci chromosome 4, PGI_BMITA_v3 DNA:
- the LOC109037205 gene encoding cathepsin B-like cysteine proteinase 4 isoform X1, with protein MRFREFERNDAISNPASYLPPLWEVFFLWGAFSFLPALARDIVSGHSEMFSLKNQDAMIDHINQVQSSWTAGKNFPDDISQDYLRQLASAWLPEENDLPSLPVLNALDDPIHTGAADPPAEFDARKKWTKCPSLLHIYDQGNCGSCWAVAAASVITDRTCIASNGAFKDYISGWNLVCCCIGECSKSCGGGFTSKAFEFHVKQGIVTGGEFGTNQGCMPYQIKHCSHHMGDKGKYPNCKSYNETVVPVCVNACTNKGYKTPMSKDRHFGKRAYQVTVADLKKELVEKGPVTMSFKIYEDFYLYKTGVYHHVTGEKIGGHAVRVLGYGTEKGESYWLVANSWNSEWGDQGLFKIRSGTNDCNSEENFQTSEPKV; from the exons ATGCGTTTCCG TGAATTCGAGAGAAATGATGCAATTTCAAACCCTGCTAGCTATC TTCCGCCCTTGTGGGAAGTCTTCTTTCTTTGGGGGGCTTTCAGTTTTCTTCCAGCGTTGGCTCGTGATATTGTTTCCGGACACTCAGAAATGTTTAGCCTTAAAAATCAAGATGCGATGATCGATCACATCAACCAAGTTCAGTCATCATGGACG GCTGGAAAAAACTTTCCCGATGACATCTCCCAGGACTACTTGAGACAATTAGCCTCTGCCTGGCTCCCAGAGGAAAACGATCTACCGAGTCTACCAGTTTTGAATGCTCTTGATGACCCTATTCACACGGGTGCCGCCGACCCACCCGCGGAATTCGACGCAAGAAAGAAATGGACTAAGTGTCCGAGTCTTCTTCATATCTACGACCAGGGAAATTGCGGTAGTTGTTGG GCTGTTGCCGCGGCCTCTGTCATCACGGATAGAACCTGTATCGCGAGTAACGGAGCCTTCAAGGATTACATATCAGGCTGGAATCTCGTATGCTGCTGCATAGGCGAGTGCAGTAAAAGTTGTGGCGGCGGCTTCACTAGCAAAGCTTtcgaatttcacgtgaaacaagGGATTGTCACCGGCGGAGAATTTGGAACCAATCAG GGCTGCATGCCGTACCAAATAAAACATTGTTCTCACCACATGGGCGATAAAGGGAAATATCCTAATTGTAAAAGTTATAACGAAACAGTGGTTCCAGTTTGTGTGAATGCATGTACCAATAAAGGCTACAAGACACCGATGAGCAAAGACAGGCATTTTG GGAAACGTGCTTACCAAGTGACGGTTGCTGATCTCAAAAAAGAATTGGTTGAAAAGGGTCCAGTTACGatgagtttcaaaatttatgaGGACTTTTATCTTTATAAAACAG GAGTATATCATCACGTAACTGGCGAAAAAATAGGAGGGCATGCTGTGAGGGTGCTTGGTTACGGGACAGAAAAAGGCGAAAGCTACTGGTTGGTCGCCAACTCCTGGAATTCTGAGTGGGGAGACCAAGGGCTTTTCAAAATTCGGAGTGGCACCAACGATTGTAActctgaagaaaattttcaaacatccGAACCAAAAGTTTAG
- the LOC109037205 gene encoding cathepsin B-like cysteine proteinase 4 isoform X2 has translation MFSLKNQDAMIDHINQVQSSWTAGKNFPDDISQDYLRQLASAWLPEENDLPSLPVLNALDDPIHTGAADPPAEFDARKKWTKCPSLLHIYDQGNCGSCWAVAAASVITDRTCIASNGAFKDYISGWNLVCCCIGECSKSCGGGFTSKAFEFHVKQGIVTGGEFGTNQGCMPYQIKHCSHHMGDKGKYPNCKSYNETVVPVCVNACTNKGYKTPMSKDRHFGKRAYQVTVADLKKELVEKGPVTMSFKIYEDFYLYKTGVYHHVTGEKIGGHAVRVLGYGTEKGESYWLVANSWNSEWGDQGLFKIRSGTNDCNSEENFQTSEPKV, from the exons ATGTTTAGCCTTAAAAATCAAGATGCGATGATCGATCACATCAACCAAGTTCAGTCATCATGGACG GCTGGAAAAAACTTTCCCGATGACATCTCCCAGGACTACTTGAGACAATTAGCCTCTGCCTGGCTCCCAGAGGAAAACGATCTACCGAGTCTACCAGTTTTGAATGCTCTTGATGACCCTATTCACACGGGTGCCGCCGACCCACCCGCGGAATTCGACGCAAGAAAGAAATGGACTAAGTGTCCGAGTCTTCTTCATATCTACGACCAGGGAAATTGCGGTAGTTGTTGG GCTGTTGCCGCGGCCTCTGTCATCACGGATAGAACCTGTATCGCGAGTAACGGAGCCTTCAAGGATTACATATCAGGCTGGAATCTCGTATGCTGCTGCATAGGCGAGTGCAGTAAAAGTTGTGGCGGCGGCTTCACTAGCAAAGCTTtcgaatttcacgtgaaacaagGGATTGTCACCGGCGGAGAATTTGGAACCAATCAG GGCTGCATGCCGTACCAAATAAAACATTGTTCTCACCACATGGGCGATAAAGGGAAATATCCTAATTGTAAAAGTTATAACGAAACAGTGGTTCCAGTTTGTGTGAATGCATGTACCAATAAAGGCTACAAGACACCGATGAGCAAAGACAGGCATTTTG GGAAACGTGCTTACCAAGTGACGGTTGCTGATCTCAAAAAAGAATTGGTTGAAAAGGGTCCAGTTACGatgagtttcaaaatttatgaGGACTTTTATCTTTATAAAACAG GAGTATATCATCACGTAACTGGCGAAAAAATAGGAGGGCATGCTGTGAGGGTGCTTGGTTACGGGACAGAAAAAGGCGAAAGCTACTGGTTGGTCGCCAACTCCTGGAATTCTGAGTGGGGAGACCAAGGGCTTTTCAAAATTCGGAGTGGCACCAACGATTGTAActctgaagaaaattttcaaacatccGAACCAAAAGTTTAG